CAAGTATTTACTCAAAATAAAAAGATCCTATCAAGAAGGCGGAGCAAATTTACTAGTGTTAATTTACAAAGACAAAACAGGGACATTTGTGGCAGAAATTGTTGAGAATGAACATACAGAAGAATAGATTAATTACGTTAACTAGCACATTTGAGCCGGCGGGGCGACTACCTCCGCAGAATAATTTTTGATAACCCAAAACTTCGTATTTTTATTAAGGGTTTTCGGTTGCCTTCAACACCATCGCACATCGGCAAAACGTCACAATCAATTTATAACTACAACCAATGAAACATAAAACAGTAATCATAACCACTCTAAGTGCAATGATTTTCCTGACATTTTTTTCAGGTATTATCAGACACGATGTAGATGAAAAAATCTATTTAAAATTAGCCGCCCAAAAACAATTTGATTGTGTTGGACGAATTTACAAAGACACTTTAGCAAGTGGTTCGTGTGTATTAATTAGTGACCGCTTTGTGTTGAGTGCTGCACATGTGTTTATTGACAGTGACACTCGACCTGACACCCTTAATTTTAACGGCCAAACAATAATTGTTTATGTTACCTACAATCATAGAGTGACTGATATTTCTAATGTGAATTTAGTATTCGATGGACAAAAAGTAAAAGTAAATAACATATGGATACATCCATACTATCTAGACAGTCTGACAAAAGGGACTTGTGATATTGCCCTTCTTGAATTAGAGAATCCTATAAATAACATTAAGCCGGCAAAACTCAACACGATTGCAGATGAATTAAATGCTGATGTTGTCGGAGTTGGATTTGGGGTATCCGGCCCTGCAGACAAACCAGATTTAGTTGGCTCTTTCAACAAGAAAATTGCAGGTGAAAATGTAGTGGACAGCATTGGCGGACCATTATATCTTGGTAATCAAACCTTGCTATTTTGTGATTTTGACCATCCTACTCGAAAGGATTGTAATAAATTAGGAAGTCCCACACCAAGACCATTGGAATACATATCTGCTGGTGGTGACAGTGGCGGCGGTCTATTTAGAAAAAATGGTAACGAATGGGAGTTGATTGGTATTTGTTCAGGTGTAAGTTACGACATAACACAATTGAATAAATCAGGCTACTACGGACAATTAATGGAATGGACAAGAACATCTATATTCACAAAATGGTTAGATGAATCAGAGAATTAAATGCCTGTAAAAACACATTTGCATTAGGCGGAGTTTCGTTCTCCGCAGGCTGGTTTAAGTGGACAGAAAGTTCAGTTTACCGAAAGACCAATTGTGTTGAAAAGTCCGCTGTCGAAAATTTGCAAAACGTTAGTTGAAATTATAAAATAAAATCAACATCAGAAAAATGAAACAATTTAGGTATTATATATTTTTATTACTTTCATTTTCAATTACTTCCACTTTTAGCCAAAGCAAGGTCACATTGGATTGGAATGCGAAAATTAAATTGTCAAAAACAGGAGATCCTACAATAGTTTTGACCGTTAAGGCCGATTCATCACTTTATACTGTGTCTATGTTTCAAGATACAGCGGAA
The genomic region above belongs to Bacteroidota bacterium and contains:
- a CDS encoding trypsin-like serine protease: MKHKTVIITTLSAMIFLTFFSGIIRHDVDEKIYLKLAAQKQFDCVGRIYKDTLASGSCVLISDRFVLSAAHVFIDSDTRPDTLNFNGQTIIVYVTYNHRVTDISNVNLVFDGQKVKVNNIWIHPYYLDSLTKGTCDIALLELENPINNIKPAKLNTIADELNADVVGVGFGVSGPADKPDLVGSFNKKIAGENVVDSIGGPLYLGNQTLLFCDFDHPTRKDCNKLGSPTPRPLEYISAGGDSGGGLFRKNGNEWELIGICSGVSYDITQLNKSGYYGQLMEWTRTSIFTKWLDESEN